CCCGGTCTCCACGCCGATCTTGCGCAGCACCGCGATCGAGGCGTCGCGCATCACCTCGTATTCCTTGTTGGTCAGGGTCTGCGCCGGCGCCACCGTGATCGAGTCGCCGGTATGCACACCCATCGGGTCGAGGTTCTCGATCGAGCAGACGATGATGCAGTTGTCCTTGCGGTCGCGCACCACCTCCATCTCGAATTCCTTCCAACCCAGCAGCGACTCCTCGATCAGCACCTGGGTGGTCGGCGACAGGTCCAGGCCGCGCTGCACGATCTCCTCGAACTCCTCCTTGTTGTAGGCCACGCCGCCGCCGGAGCCGCCGAGCGTGAACGAGGGCCGGATGATGACCGGGAAGCCGATGCGCTCCTGCACCGCGCGCGCCTCCTCCAGGCTGTGCGCCAGGCCCGAGCGCGCCGACTGCAGGCCGATCTCGTCCATGGCCACGCGGAATTTCTGCCGGTCCTCGGCCACGTCGATGGCCTGTGCCTTCGCGCCGATCATCTCGACGCCGAATTTCTGCAGCACGCCGTGGTGCGCGAGGTCGAGCGCGCAGTTGAGCGCGGTCTGGCCGCCCATGGTCGGCAGCAGTGCATCCGGCCGTTCCTTTTCGATGATCCGCGCGACCGTCTGCCACTCGACCGGCTCGATGTAGATGGCATCGGCCATCTCGGGGTCGGTCATGATGGTGGCCGGGTTGGAGTTCACCAGGATCACCCGGTAACCCTCCTGGCGCAGCGCCTTGCAGGCCTGCGCGCCGGAATAGTCGAACTCGCAGGCCTGCCCGATGATGATCGGGCCGGCGCCGATGATGAGGATGCTCTCGATATCGGTGCGTTTCGGCATTACCGTCTCGCCTGTTCCATCATGCGGATGAACTTGTCGAACAGCGGCCCGATGTCGTGCGGGCCGGGGCTGGCCTCGGGATGGCCCTGGAAGCTGAAGGCCGGCACGTCGGTGCGCTCGAGGCCCTGCAGGCTGCCGTCGAACAGAGACTTGTGCGTGGCGCGCACGTTGGCCGGCAGCGTGGCCTCGTCCACCGCGAAGCCGTGGTTCTGGCTGGTGATCATGACCCCGCCGCTGTCCAGGTCCTGCACGGGGTGGTTGGCGCCGTGGTGGCCGAACTTCATCTTGAGCGTCTTCGCCCCGCAGGCCAGGCCCAGGATCTGGTGGCCCAGGCAGATGCCGAAAATCGGCAACTTGCACTGCATGAACTCGCGTGCGGCCTGGATACCGTACTCGCAGGGCTCCGGATCGCCCGGCCCGTTGGACAGCAGCACGCCATCGGGCCTGAGCGCCAGCACCTCGGCGGCCGGGGTCTGGGCCGGCACGACGGTCACCCGGCAGCCGCGATCCACCAGCATGCGCAGGATGTTGCGCTTGACCCCGAAGTCGTAAACCACGACGTGGAAGCGCGGCTGCGTGTGGTTGGGCACGTCGTTGGGCCCGACCCAGGTGCCCTCGGTCCACTCGTAAGGCCGCAGCGTCGTGACCACCTTCGCCAGGTCCATGCCCTTCAGGCCCGGGAACTCGCGCGCGCGCTTCAGCGCCTCGGCCTCGTCCACGCGGCCGGCCATGAGGCAGCCGTTCTGGGCGCCCTTCTCGCGCAGGATGCGGGTCAGTCGGCGGGTGTCGATGTCGGCGATGGCCACCACGTTGTGGCGCCGCAGGTAATCGCCGAGGGTTTCCTGTGCGCGCCAGTTGCTGGGCGCGCGCGGCACCTCGCGGATCACGAAACCGGCGACCTGAACCTTGTCAGACTCCTGGTCCTCGGGGTTGGCGCCGACGTTGCCGATGTGCGGGTAGGTCAGCGTGACGATCTGCGCCTTGTAGGAGGGATCGGTGAGGATTTCCTGGTAGCCGGTGATTGCGGTGTTGAAAACGACTTCGCCGACGGTCACGCCGTCGGCACCGATCGACTGGCCATGGAACAGGCTGCCGTCGGCAAGGGCGAGAAGAGCCGGCTGGGTCAAGGGCATCTCCGTTGAATCCGCGCTTTCCGAGAGACTGCCCTGCACATAAGACGAGGGGCTGCTCGCGCAGCCCCTCGGTATGTCAGAGCTTGTGAATTATACCGATGCGTCCCGCGGGCGTCTACGAAATCAGCCCCACAGCGGCAGCTGGTCACCGGCCGCCGGCGGCGGGCGGAAGGCGCCGGTGTTGAGCCCGCCGTCCTCGCGCCGGTTCAGGCCATGGCGCTTGCAGGCCAGGCGGAAGCGCTGCGCCAGCATGTCCGCATACTCGCCGGTGCCGCGCTGGCGCAGGCCCCAGCGGCTGTCATAGTCCTTGCCGCCGCGCGCCTGGCGGATCAGGCTCATGACGTGCGCGGCCTTGAGCGGGTGGTGGGCGTCGAGCCACTCGCGGAACAGGTCCTTGACCTCGTGCGGCAGGCGCAGCAGCACATAACCAGCCATCCGGGCGCCGGCATCCGCGGCGGCGGCCAGGATTGCATCCAGCTCGCCGTCGGTGATCACCGGGATGACCGGGGCCACCAGCACGCCCACCGGCACACCGGCCGCGCTCAGCCGGCGCACCAGCTCCAGGCGGCGTGCCGGCGAGGCTGCGCGCGGCTC
The nucleotide sequence above comes from Nevskiales bacterium. Encoded proteins:
- the carA gene encoding glutamine-hydrolyzing carbamoyl-phosphate synthase small subunit; the protein is MTQPALLALADGSLFHGQSIGADGVTVGEVVFNTAITGYQEILTDPSYKAQIVTLTYPHIGNVGANPEDQESDKVQVAGFVIREVPRAPSNWRAQETLGDYLRRHNVVAIADIDTRRLTRILREKGAQNGCLMAGRVDEAEALKRAREFPGLKGMDLAKVVTTLRPYEWTEGTWVGPNDVPNHTQPRFHVVVYDFGVKRNILRMLVDRGCRVTVVPAQTPAAEVLALRPDGVLLSNGPGDPEPCEYGIQAAREFMQCKLPIFGICLGHQILGLACGAKTLKMKFGHHGANHPVQDLDSGGVMITSQNHGFAVDEATLPANVRATHKSLFDGSLQGLERTDVPAFSFQGHPEASPGPHDIGPLFDKFIRMMEQARR